From Candidatus Methanoperedens sp., a single genomic window includes:
- a CDS encoding MBL fold metallo-hydrolase has protein sequence MNLRFLGGAREVGRSAVLINEELLLDYGIKPTDPPTYPSNGLRPKTLIISHGHLDHCGLVPNLMDLEPEIYCTSLTAKLSALLARDTLKIAENKGHVIPYYIDEIQEFERKAKAIEYREEFETSGYSACLFDAGHIPGSSSVYIEKDKQSLFYTGDINTIETELQRGADTEYPESDVLMIESTYFGKNHTPRKILEERFIESISETIESGGKAIIPAFSIGRTQEMMLILKKHGLHAYVDGMGVDVFDIIKRKPQSVRDMNKLEKAFSSSSIVKPEERAAIIKEPCIIVTSAGMLNGGPVLYYLREIHDDPKSKLHLTGYQAEDTNGRRALQSGYIEDGRDTLKLNCRLEQYDFSAHCGDKELKEVVKKFADNGTETVFAVHGENTQGFAEWIGEELDVESKAPANGDRIYI, from the coding sequence ATAAATCTACGATTCCTGGGAGGAGCACGTGAAGTAGGAAGGTCTGCCGTTCTTATAAACGAAGAGCTTCTCCTCGATTACGGAATCAAACCCACCGACCCGCCCACATATCCTTCAAACGGGCTTCGACCAAAAACCCTGATAATCTCCCACGGACACCTTGACCACTGCGGACTTGTGCCTAATCTCATGGATCTTGAGCCAGAGATATACTGCACATCCTTGACCGCAAAGCTGTCAGCTCTTCTTGCAAGGGACACATTGAAGATAGCAGAAAATAAAGGGCATGTAATTCCTTATTACATCGACGAGATTCAGGAATTCGAGCGAAAGGCAAAAGCAATCGAATACAGGGAGGAGTTCGAAACCTCAGGCTATTCTGCATGCCTCTTTGATGCGGGGCATATTCCCGGCTCATCCTCGGTTTATATTGAAAAGGATAAGCAGAGCCTGTTCTATACTGGGGACATAAACACAATCGAGACAGAGCTGCAAAGAGGCGCTGACACGGAATATCCAGAGAGCGATGTACTGATGATAGAGAGTACGTACTTTGGGAAAAACCATACTCCAAGGAAGATACTGGAGGAGCGGTTTATAGAATCCATAAGCGAGACCATTGAGAGCGGTGGAAAAGCAATAATTCCCGCTTTCAGCATAGGAAGGACGCAGGAGATGATGCTGATACTGAAAAAACACGGGCTCCATGCGTACGTGGACGGCATGGGTGTGGATGTCTTCGACATCATAAAAAGAAAGCCGCAATCTGTTCGTGACATGAATAAACTTGAAAAGGCATTCAGCAGTTCCAGTATAGTAAAGCCGGAAGAGCGGGCGGCTATCATCAAAGAACCATGCATCATCGTGACCAGCGCAGGCATGCTGAACGGGGGTCCTGTGCTTTATTACCTGAGGGAAATACACGACGACCCGAAATCGAAGCTCCATCTCACAGGCTACCAGGCAGAGGATACAAACGGGAGAAGGGCGCTGCAAAGCGGGTATATTGAGGATGGAAGGGATACGCTGAAGCTCAATTGCAGGCTTGAGCAGTACGATTTCTCTGCTCACTGCGGGGATAAGGAATTAAAGGAAGTGGTGAAGAAATTCGCAGATAATGGCACGGAAACTGTTTTTGCGGTGCACGGGGAAAATACCCAGGGCTTTGCGGAATGGATAGGGGAAGAGCTCGATGTGGAATCGAAAGCTCCAGCCAATGGGGATAGGATATATATATGA
- a CDS encoding AAA family ATPase: MKIAISGKGGVGKTTLAGTLSRLFARKGYDVLAIDADPSMNLATALGIKNPPKPLTEFRELIDERAGGPAGFFKINPKVDDIVEKFGVTGPDNVKLLVMGTVERGGSGCMCPASSFLKALLRHVILKLNSVVILDMEAGVEHLGRGTTKGMDYMLIVVEPGARSIETAGRIAELARQIGISKFGAVINKAGDEVAGIEERLKEYRLPVIGVIPYDAALVRADMDNVAPIDSSGAALSAIKEIFEKISEGQVS; the protein is encoded by the coding sequence ATGAAAATCGCAATCTCTGGGAAAGGCGGGGTGGGAAAGACCACGCTTGCCGGCACACTTTCGAGGCTTTTTGCAAGAAAAGGTTACGATGTTCTGGCAATCGATGCAGACCCCAGCATGAACCTCGCCACTGCGCTTGGAATAAAAAACCCCCCGAAGCCTCTCACCGAATTCAGGGAACTCATCGATGAAAGGGCTGGAGGTCCGGCAGGTTTTTTCAAAATAAACCCGAAGGTGGATGACATCGTTGAAAAATTCGGGGTAACAGGACCGGACAATGTGAAACTGCTGGTTATGGGAACGGTTGAAAGGGGAGGGAGCGGATGCATGTGCCCTGCAAGCTCTTTTTTGAAGGCGCTCCTTAGGCATGTGATTCTGAAGCTCAACAGCGTTGTTATCCTGGACATGGAGGCAGGAGTTGAGCACCTCGGGCGCGGCACAACAAAAGGAATGGATTATATGCTTATAGTAGTTGAACCCGGCGCAAGGTCGATAGAGACTGCGGGGAGAATTGCAGAACTTGCGCGCCAGATCGGTATCAGCAAATTCGGGGCTGTCATCAACAAAGCCGGGGATGAAGTAGCGGGAATCGAGGAAAGGCTTAAGGAATACCGTCTGCCTGTAATAGGTGTAATACCGTATGATGCTGCCCTTGTTCGGGCAGACATGGATAATGTTGCGCCCATTGACAGCAGCGGAGCAGCGCTATCGGCTATAAAAGAGATTTTTGAGAAGATATCCGAGGGACAGGTGTCATGA
- a CDS encoding cbb3-type cytochrome c oxidase subunit I, producing MMEKTLGVKFLKASLIYFVIGVTTGAIMTIGPVYDFIVLSKLFERAHAHINLIGWVSLSIIGFIYYFILGNLDRPLYSEKLGNMGFWLINIGISSEFLVLLIGGYVQASSFQAGDFAMAHMSTVPYTMFTIIFAFVIMVGVYLSIYNIYRTLSR from the coding sequence ATGATGGAAAAGACATTGGGAGTAAAATTTTTAAAAGCTTCATTGATATATTTTGTCATAGGAGTTACAACGGGAGCTATTATGACCATAGGACCGGTCTATGATTTTATAGTATTATCAAAACTATTTGAAAGAGCTCATGCTCATATAAACCTTATTGGATGGGTAAGTCTCTCAATAATAGGGTTTATATATTATTTTATATTAGGAAACCTTGACAGACCTTTATACAGCGAAAAGCTGGGAAATATGGGTTTCTGGCTCATTAATATCGGTATATCTTCAGAGTTCCTTGTATTACTCATAGGGGGATATGTACAAGCATCTTCGTTCCAGGCGGGAGATTTCGCAATGGCACATATGAGTACTGTGCCTTACACGATGTTTACAATAATATTCGCCTTTGTAATTATGGTAGGAGTTTATCTGTCTATATATAACATATATAGGACATTAAGTCGCTGA
- the radB gene encoding DNA repair and recombination protein RadB, with amino-acid sequence MKKPERLPCGCKCIDEMLGGGFECGIVTQLYGASGTGKTNICIQLAVETVKLGKKAIFIDTEGFSAERFRQIAGDNAKKIAGDIIIYEPASFEQQYSAITDIEKLMNEKIGLIILDSAALFYRLGLTQDDSEEQNVGLRRELVNQIGILHGIARKYSVAVVITNQVFKDVTTGELCPVGGNALEHLSKTIILLEKTGMSKRRAMLRKHRSRSEGVYCDFVLTESGVE; translated from the coding sequence ATGAAAAAACCGGAAAGGCTTCCATGCGGATGCAAATGCATCGACGAGATGCTAGGCGGTGGGTTTGAGTGCGGCATTGTTACCCAGTTATACGGCGCTTCTGGTACGGGTAAGACCAATATCTGCATCCAGCTTGCCGTGGAAACCGTAAAGCTTGGGAAGAAGGCGATTTTCATAGACACAGAAGGATTCTCAGCTGAGCGGTTCAGGCAGATAGCCGGCGATAATGCAAAAAAAATAGCTGGCGATATAATCATATACGAGCCCGCAAGCTTTGAGCAGCAGTACTCTGCAATTACGGATATTGAAAAGTTGATGAACGAGAAAATCGGGCTGATAATCCTGGATTCTGCAGCGCTTTTCTACAGGCTGGGGCTGACGCAGGATGATTCTGAAGAACAAAACGTGGGGCTGCGGCGCGAGCTTGTGAACCAGATAGGGATACTCCACGGAATAGCGAGAAAGTACAGCGTGGCTGTGGTGATCACAAACCAGGTCTTTAAAGATGTTACCACTGGCGAACTCTGTCCAGTGGGAGGGAATGCGCTGGAGCACCTCTCGAAGACGATTATCCTGCTTGAGAAGACAGGTATGAGCAAGCGAAGAGCCATGCTGCGGAAGCACAGGTCAAGAAGCGAGGGGGTTTACTGCGATTTCGTGCTGACGGAGAGCGGCGTGGAATAG
- a CDS encoding cation-transporting P-type ATPase translates to MMAIEKASTGLSSGEAQDKLLKFGPNQIFKPARVSFFGIARHEVTEPMILLLLVVGFFYSVWGKLEDAVTIFVVIVLLVLAEVYNEFRAKKAIASLEKIAAPRTRVLRDGKVTEIDSENVVPDDILILTPGTKIAADAKIERSAGVQLDESALTGESFPQDKNIGDGIYAGTVVLSGEGLAWVFATGKNTRLGKIAATSKEIKPPKTPLQLAMKSLAGKLVFVALFFSVIIPVIGILKGQDIKTMILTGLSLSFATIPEELPIIITMVLGLGAYTLSKNKFLVKRIKAAETLGNATVIVTDKTGTITESLMKIVSFYPENKEKEILEKALGSLTEYSLSPLEQEIKNKAGELEIGTMLPRVVRGRNLGEGRKTKAVIRKNELDYELFLSGAPEEIFGSCSGISDDIKNALAREAEKGRRVIAIAYKKLTPREMSLDFTDIEKEMDFAGLISFEDPPREGVKETIALATKAGIRTIMVTGDHPLTALFIAREVGILTPDNKVLTGEDLGHLTDEELQNTVKEFSVFARTTPEHKYRIVKALQKNGEVVAVTGDGINDALALKGADIGIAMGIRGTDVAREAAEVVVADDNYITIAQGIFEGRKFFDNLQKGIKYYLSVKVALVLIFLLPVLLDMPMPFAPIQIILLELFMDLAASAGFVAEAKEKNIYSRPPRNPRENIFNNQVIKDFLTKGIVLFAAVISVYFYARSQSLSLRETQTFAFSAWIFGHIVLAFISRSDKESIFSLGVFANKVIDLWAVVAVTFLVLGIYIPFLNDRFNLVAINFTQLILIALAMIFIIGLLEMKKILSKQNRVN, encoded by the coding sequence ATGATGGCGATTGAAAAGGCAAGCACAGGGCTGAGTTCAGGCGAAGCTCAGGATAAACTTTTAAAATTCGGTCCCAACCAGATTTTTAAACCAGCCAGAGTCAGTTTCTTCGGGATTGCCAGGCATGAAGTTACAGAGCCCATGATTCTTCTTTTACTGGTCGTAGGCTTTTTTTATAGCGTATGGGGAAAACTTGAAGACGCGGTTACCATCTTTGTTGTAATTGTTTTATTAGTTTTAGCCGAAGTTTATAACGAATTCCGCGCCAAAAAAGCAATTGCTTCTTTAGAAAAAATAGCAGCGCCCAGAACAAGAGTGTTAAGGGATGGAAAGGTCACTGAAATTGACTCAGAGAATGTCGTACCCGATGACATTTTAATTTTAACTCCAGGAACTAAAATTGCCGCTGATGCAAAAATAGAACGCTCTGCAGGCGTGCAGCTTGATGAATCCGCCTTGACAGGCGAGTCTTTTCCTCAGGACAAAAATATTGGGGATGGGATTTATGCCGGCACAGTAGTCCTCTCAGGCGAAGGATTAGCTTGGGTTTTTGCCACGGGCAAGAATACCAGACTTGGTAAAATTGCTGCCACTTCCAAGGAAATTAAACCGCCCAAAACCCCGCTGCAACTGGCGATGAAGTCTTTAGCGGGCAAACTGGTTTTTGTGGCTCTGTTTTTTTCCGTCATTATTCCCGTTATAGGAATTTTAAAAGGGCAGGATATAAAAACGATGATTTTAACGGGTCTGTCTCTTTCTTTTGCTACTATTCCCGAGGAACTTCCGATTATTATTACGATGGTTTTGGGGCTGGGGGCTTATACTCTCTCTAAAAATAAATTTTTAGTTAAAAGAATAAAAGCCGCTGAGACTTTAGGCAATGCCACCGTTATCGTTACCGACAAAACCGGGACCATCACTGAAAGTCTGATGAAAATTGTTTCATTTTATCCTGAGAATAAAGAGAAAGAAATTCTTGAAAAAGCCCTTGGTTCTCTAACAGAATATTCTTTATCCCCTCTGGAGCAGGAGATTAAAAATAAAGCGGGTGAGTTGGAGATAGGTACGATGCTGCCACGGGTGGTTCGCGGAAGAAATCTTGGCGAGGGCAGGAAAACAAAAGCAGTTATAAGGAAAAATGAGCTGGATTACGAATTGTTTTTGAGCGGTGCGCCAGAGGAAATTTTTGGAAGTTGTTCTGGTATAAGCGATGATATAAAAAATGCATTAGCAAGAGAAGCGGAAAAAGGCAGAAGGGTAATCGCTATTGCTTATAAGAAATTAACACCCCGGGAGATGAGCCTTGATTTTACTGACATCGAAAAGGAAATGGATTTTGCGGGACTTATAAGCTTTGAAGACCCGCCGAGAGAGGGAGTTAAAGAAACTATTGCCTTGGCAACGAAGGCTGGCATCAGGACAATCATGGTTACCGGTGACCATCCTCTGACAGCTCTTTTTATTGCCAGGGAGGTTGGTATTTTGACTCCTGATAATAAAGTGTTGACAGGCGAAGATTTAGGTCATTTAACGGACGAGGAATTGCAGAACACGGTGAAAGAATTTTCCGTTTTTGCCAGGACTACCCCCGAACATAAATACCGGATTGTCAAAGCATTACAAAAGAACGGGGAAGTAGTAGCTGTGACCGGCGATGGAATTAACGATGCGCTGGCTCTGAAAGGTGCGGATATCGGTATAGCGATGGGAATCAGGGGAACGGATGTAGCCAGGGAAGCAGCGGAAGTTGTGGTGGCGGATGATAACTATATCACTATTGCTCAGGGTATTTTTGAAGGCAGGAAGTTTTTTGATAACCTGCAAAAAGGAATTAAATATTATCTTTCGGTGAAGGTTGCTTTGGTATTAATTTTCCTCCTGCCTGTTCTTTTAGATATGCCTATGCCTTTCGCCCCTATTCAGATAATCCTCCTGGAATTATTTATGGATTTAGCCGCATCTGCCGGTTTTGTCGCCGAGGCAAAAGAAAAAAATATTTATTCCAGACCGCCTCGCAATCCCAGGGAAAACATATTCAATAATCAGGTAATCAAAGACTTTTTAACCAAGGGAATAGTCCTTTTTGCGGCGGTTATTTCTGTGTATTTTTATGCCCGAAGCCAGAGTTTAAGTCTTAGAGAGACGCAAACCTTTGCTTTTTCAGCATGGATTTTTGGTCATATAGTTCTGGCTTTTATTTCTCGCTCTGACAAAGAATCCATTTTCTCTCTGGGAGTATTTGCTAATAAGGTTATTGACCTCTGGGCAGTGGTGGCAGTCACCTTTCTTGTTTTGGGAATTTATATCCCGTTTTTGAACGACAGATTTAATCTCGTAGCGATCAACTTTACTCAGCTAATACTCATTGCCTTAGCGATGATATTCATTATCGGTTTGTTGGAGATGAAAAAAATATTGTCGAAGCAGAATAGAGTTAATTGA
- a CDS encoding YkgJ family cysteine cluster protein: MKEAKIINLKKTLDEALKIDEAALGEKIKAIGFKCRKCARCCRAEHGDNTVFIFPFEIRRICEKTGLRRDDFAIPTPSQDRDAKGNIHTFEWVLGKHKDCIFLKEGLCGIYEVRPYICKTYPFYLLDGNLMVSECEGLGGEMSGEESRKLAALLKERYISEIKESAALLERFEGFKPRGTGICVHDSEGEHWV; the protein is encoded by the coding sequence ATGAAAGAAGCAAAAATCATCAATCTGAAGAAAACACTTGATGAAGCCCTCAAAATAGACGAAGCAGCGCTTGGCGAGAAGATAAAAGCCATCGGCTTTAAATGCCGAAAATGCGCGCGGTGCTGCCGGGCGGAGCACGGCGATAACACGGTATTCATCTTTCCTTTTGAAATAAGGCGCATCTGTGAAAAAACAGGGCTTCGAAGGGACGATTTCGCGATTCCAACGCCTTCGCAGGACAGGGATGCGAAAGGAAATATCCACACCTTTGAATGGGTGCTGGGGAAACACAAGGACTGCATTTTCCTGAAAGAGGGCTTGTGCGGGATATACGAAGTCAGACCTTATATCTGCAAGACCTACCCTTTCTATTTACTGGATGGGAACCTTATGGTTTCAGAGTGCGAGGGACTGGGAGGCGAGATGAGCGGCGAAGAAAGCCGCAAGCTGGCTGCGCTGCTGAAAGAAAGGTATATCTCAGAGATTAAAGAATCGGCTGCGCTCCTTGAGAGGTTTGAGGGCTTCAAACCAAGAGGTACAGGAATCTGCGTGCACGACAGCGAAGGTGAGCACTGGGTTTGA
- a CDS encoding metallophosphoesterase family protein has translation MKLLALSDLHGDYSHVESIRDQAGDFDVVIIAGDITNFGPDERALELLKMFAEPVLAIPGNCDNPSILKLLDENTINLHNSVHTMEGLTFLGLGGSNPTPFNTPFELSEKKIGEYVGILLSRLNGRTVLLSHAPPLNTTDRVQRGNVGSEALTRFLGRIELIVCGHIHEARGCVCVKGTHVVNPGAASKGHGALITIKDDISVEFIDV, from the coding sequence ATGAAACTGCTCGCATTATCAGATCTTCACGGCGATTACTCCCATGTCGAATCCATTCGCGACCAGGCAGGGGATTTTGATGTTGTGATTATCGCAGGCGACATAACGAATTTCGGACCAGATGAGCGTGCGCTTGAGCTTCTGAAAATGTTTGCCGAGCCTGTACTTGCCATACCGGGTAATTGCGATAACCCCTCGATTCTGAAGCTCCTGGATGAGAATACCATAAACCTCCATAATTCAGTCCATACCATGGAAGGATTGACTTTTTTAGGGCTTGGAGGCTCGAACCCAACGCCTTTCAATACCCCGTTTGAACTCTCGGAAAAGAAGATAGGTGAATATGTGGGCATATTATTGAGCAGATTGAACGGAAGGACGGTTCTGTTATCGCACGCTCCCCCGCTCAATACAACCGACAGGGTGCAGCGGGGGAATGTGGGCAGCGAGGCACTGACAAGATTCCTTGGGCGAATCGAGCTTATTGTTTGCGGGCACATACATGAAGCCCGCGGTTGTGTGTGTGTGAAAGGCACCCATGTGGTGAATCCCGGTGCAGCCTCGAAAGGACACGGCGCCCTGATTACGATAAAAGATGACATAAGCGTAGAGTTTATTGATGTTTAA
- the carB gene encoding carbamoyl-phosphate synthase large subunit — translation MPKRPDIKKVLLIGSGPIMIGQAAEFDFSGSQACRSLREEGIKVVLVNSNPATIMTDTDMADAIYIEPLEPEIVAKIIEKERPDGIIAGLGGQTGLNITTELAEMGVLDKFGVELLGTSLQAIKDSEDRDLFKKKMLSIGEKVPRSKAVKSLEEAEALIEELGLPLIIRPAYTLGGAGGGIAHTREELLEITELGLERSRIHQVLVEESIIGWKEFEYEVMRDKNDTCIVICNMENFDPMGIHTGESIVITPSQTLSDADHQRLRSTSIKIIRALGIEGGCNIQFAVLEDEVRIVEVNPRVSRSSALASKATGYPIARVTAKIAIGMTLDEITNDITKKTPASFEPTIDYTVVKIPRWPFDKFVTADKHLTTAMKSTGEVMAIGRTIEEALQKAVRSLEVDMHFGYKEWSSEEILDILRNPTHERLFVIYQALQNGMTIDEISGLTDIDPFFIRKIRNIIDIEDTVKEELSIENLRRAKRMGLSDDRIAFLCGKTREEINDMRRLHGIIPTYKMVDTCAAEFAAATPYYYSTYEDQCEASPTNKKKVLIIGSGPIRIGQGIEFDYCTVHAVTALREEGIETHIINNNPETVSTDYDTSDKLFFEPLTLEDVMNVIDRERPYGVMVQFGGQTSVNLAIPLKKELDRRADLNTVILGTTPDDMDIAEDRGRFNSMMKKLGILQPEAGCATNYSEAFNEARRIGYPVLVRPSYVLGGRAMEIVYDERDLERYLKEAVKVSNEHPVLIDDFLDNAVEIDVDAICDGRDVFIGAIMEHIEEAGIHSGDSACVIPPQSLKPEILAAVRDYVKKIALALRVVGVINIQMATKNGLVYVLEANPRSSRTIPFVSKAVGLPLAKIAARVMAGHTLKELGYTSDPVTKHVSVKEVLLPFDKLPGADPVLGPEMKSTGEVMGIDYDFGRAFFKAEWAGDNKLPLCGTVFMSIRDEDKALIVKVAKKMAAAGLRLLGTRGTAAFLSRNGIRMEVINKVSEGKPNVVDLIHKKEVDLIINTPISKQTVKDGYHIRRAAVDFSVPYITTIQAALAAADAIEAMKNGEITIKSLGEYHADR, via the coding sequence ATGCCAAAAAGACCCGACATCAAGAAAGTGCTGCTGATAGGCTCTGGTCCCATAATGATAGGTCAGGCAGCAGAGTTTGATTTTTCAGGCAGCCAGGCATGCCGCTCACTGCGAGAGGAGGGCATCAAAGTCGTGCTTGTCAACAGCAACCCAGCAACTATAATGACAGACACCGACATGGCGGATGCCATCTACATCGAGCCGCTTGAGCCTGAGATTGTGGCTAAAATCATAGAAAAAGAGCGCCCAGACGGCATTATTGCAGGGCTTGGAGGTCAGACCGGTCTTAATATCACAACCGAACTTGCAGAGATGGGGGTGCTGGACAAATTCGGGGTTGAGCTTCTTGGCACATCATTGCAGGCAATCAAGGATTCTGAAGACCGGGATTTATTCAAGAAGAAAATGTTAAGCATCGGAGAAAAGGTGCCGCGTTCAAAGGCTGTGAAATCACTTGAGGAAGCTGAGGCGCTGATCGAAGAGCTCGGGCTTCCGCTCATCATACGCCCCGCATACACCCTCGGCGGCGCAGGCGGCGGCATAGCCCATACGCGGGAAGAGCTCCTTGAAATCACAGAGCTCGGGCTTGAACGCTCAAGGATTCACCAGGTACTCGTAGAAGAGAGCATTATCGGGTGGAAGGAATTCGAGTACGAGGTGATGCGAGACAAGAACGACACCTGCATCGTTATATGCAATATGGAGAACTTCGACCCAATGGGCATACACACTGGCGAGTCTATTGTCATAACGCCTTCACAGACCCTGTCCGATGCAGACCACCAGAGGCTGCGCAGCACATCCATAAAGATAATAAGGGCGCTCGGAATCGAAGGGGGGTGCAATATCCAGTTTGCCGTTCTCGAAGACGAAGTCCGGATTGTTGAGGTTAACCCCAGGGTTTCCCGCTCCTCAGCACTGGCGTCAAAAGCCACAGGTTATCCCATAGCAAGAGTCACTGCAAAAATCGCAATCGGCATGACGCTTGATGAGATCACCAATGATATCACCAAGAAAACCCCTGCCTCTTTTGAACCCACCATCGATTACACGGTCGTCAAAATCCCGCGCTGGCCTTTTGATAAATTCGTCACCGCAGATAAGCATCTCACCACTGCGATGAAGAGCACAGGCGAAGTGATGGCCATCGGCAGGACAATTGAGGAAGCCCTGCAGAAAGCGGTCAGGTCGCTTGAAGTGGACATGCACTTCGGATACAAGGAGTGGAGCAGCGAGGAAATATTGGACATCCTGCGCAACCCAACGCATGAGCGCCTCTTCGTCATATACCAGGCACTGCAAAACGGCATGACGATCGATGAGATTTCAGGGCTCACAGATATCGACCCTTTCTTCATAAGGAAAATCAGGAATATCATCGATATCGAGGATACGGTAAAAGAAGAGCTTTCCATCGAGAACCTGCGGAGGGCAAAACGCATGGGGTTGAGCGATGATAGAATAGCGTTTTTGTGCGGGAAAACGAGGGAAGAGATAAACGACATGCGAAGACTGCACGGCATCATTCCCACCTATAAGATGGTGGATACATGCGCGGCTGAATTTGCTGCTGCCACACCTTACTATTATTCCACGTACGAGGACCAGTGCGAGGCTTCACCTACCAACAAGAAAAAAGTGCTCATCATAGGCTCAGGTCCTATCCGCATAGGGCAGGGCATCGAGTTTGATTACTGCACCGTCCATGCGGTTACAGCGCTTCGTGAAGAAGGCATCGAGACCCATATAATAAATAATAACCCTGAGACCGTTTCCACTGACTACGATACCTCGGACAAACTCTTTTTTGAGCCCCTGACGCTTGAGGATGTCATGAACGTGATAGACAGGGAACGCCCTTATGGCGTGATGGTGCAGTTCGGAGGGCAGACCTCCGTGAACCTTGCAATTCCGCTCAAAAAGGAACTTGATAGAAGAGCCGACCTGAATACCGTTATCCTGGGAACAACGCCTGACGACATGGATATTGCCGAGGACAGGGGACGCTTTAACAGCATGATGAAAAAGCTTGGCATACTTCAGCCAGAGGCAGGGTGCGCCACCAATTACAGCGAAGCGTTCAACGAGGCAAGAAGAATAGGATACCCTGTGCTTGTCCGTCCCTCCTATGTGCTGGGGGGAAGGGCGATGGAGATCGTGTACGATGAAAGGGACCTTGAGCGATACCTGAAAGAGGCTGTGAAGGTCTCCAACGAGCATCCGGTGCTCATCGATGATTTCCTGGATAATGCAGTGGAGATCGATGTGGATGCCATATGCGACGGCAGGGATGTGTTCATCGGGGCAATAATGGAGCACATAGAGGAGGCTGGAATACACTCAGGAGATTCAGCCTGCGTCATTCCCCCGCAGTCCCTGAAGCCGGAGATACTTGCTGCGGTTCGCGATTATGTAAAAAAGATAGCCCTGGCTCTTCGCGTGGTCGGCGTAATCAACATACAGATGGCAACCAAGAACGGGTTGGTTTACGTGCTTGAGGCTAACCCAAGGTCAAGCCGCACCATTCCGTTTGTCAGTAAAGCTGTCGGGCTTCCGCTTGCCAAAATAGCTGCCAGGGTTATGGCAGGGCATACGTTGAAGGAGCTCGGGTACACGAGCGATCCTGTAACGAAGCATGTTTCTGTCAAGGAAGTACTGCTGCCTTTTGATAAACTCCCGGGCGCCGACCCCGTGCTCGGACCTGAGATGAAAAGCACTGGCGAAGTGATGGGTATAGATTACGATTTCGGAAGGGCCTTTTTCAAGGCAGAGTGGGCTGGCGATAATAAGCTTCCTCTTTGCGGCACGGTTTTCATGTCAATACGCGATGAAGACAAAGCGCTCATCGTAAAGGTGGCTAAAAAAATGGCTGCTGCCGGTCTTCGCCTTCTGGGTACGCGGGGCACTGCAGCGTTTTTATCTCGAAACGGGATCAGGATGGAGGTAATAAACAAGGTGAGCGAGGGCAAACCTAACGTGGTAGACCTTATCCATAAAAAGGAAGTGGACCTGATAATAAATACCCCAATAAGCAAGCAGACGGTGAAGGACGGTTATCACATACGAAGGGCTGCAGTTGACTTCAGCGTTCCCTACATCACCACGATACAGGCTGCGCTTGCTGCTGCCGATGCGATTGAAGCCATGAAGAACGGCGAGATCACGATCAAGTCTCTGGGCGAATATCACGCAGACCGATGA